From one Takifugu rubripes chromosome 14, fTakRub1.2, whole genome shotgun sequence genomic stretch:
- the tomm5 gene encoding mitochondrial import receptor subunit TOM5 homolog translates to MLKLEGLGPKMDPEEMKKKMRQDVISSLRNFLIYVALLRATPYVIKKLDSI, encoded by the exons ATGCTGAAATTGGAAGGTCTCGGTCCTAAAATGGACccagaagaaatgaaaaagaaaatgcgaCAAGACGTCATCTCATCTTTAAGAAACTTTCTTATTTATGTCGCCCTTCTCAGAGCCA CCCCATATGTGATAAAAAAGCTGGACAGCATATGA
- the LOC105417374 gene encoding zinc finger protein 397-like: MKQTKENQRRSSCQASLTAALGVGDTVEDSVVKVKVGDEDDGEEAKTVMIEVKKENLGSYPTDQGTMQTASPPAPPEEITGYLDAPLHDEKVATACTTDPDGSSFQKALCAGFQGDAQKEAGELGDESAESDERLDSLSELAFSCFLNPSVMGALDEEVSLATLTAAAAAAAISADNAPATVAHELSQNSNPTIESPSVVFPVSSVPLQQFLPTQSSTFSDTLILQSTQNPLTGFLSGIRPGLALEAPLIQPSRAGKSSGTTSFRRIAPKVPPGSETGTDGSSAPAADRPSLTRASEDVLSKCKKAAAEDHVLLVEGEKKYACKMCCKTFMNLTDCKKHIRVHTGEKPYPCPKCGKRFSQSSHLYKHSKNTCLTWEEAQPGSEALP; encoded by the coding sequence ATGAAGCAAACAAAGGAGAATCAGAGGAGATCCAGCTGCCAAgccagtctgacagcagcactggGTGTTGGAGACACCGTTGAAGACAGCGTGGTCAAAGTAAAGgtgggtgatgaagatgatggagaaGAGGCAAAGACTGTGATGATTGAGGTGAAAAAGGAAAACCTTGGCTCCTACCCAACAGATCAGGGCACAATGCAAACCGCTtcgcctccagctccacctgaAGAGATCACAGGATATTTAGATGCACCGCTACACGACGAGAAGGTGGCCACCGCCTGTACAACAGACCCTGATGGCAGCTCTTTTCAAAAGGCGCTGTGCGCAGGTTTCCAAGGTGACGCACAGAAAGAGGCTGGAGAGCTGGGCGACGAGTCGGCAGAAAGTGACGAACGCCTGGACAGTCTGTCAGAACTGgccttttcctgcttcctcaATCCCAGTGTGATGGGAGCTCTCGATGAAGAAGTTAGCCTAGCAACCCTCACTGCTGCggccgctgctgcagccatcTCTGCAGACAACGCACCTGCAACTGTCGCACACGAATTGAGCCAAAACTCAAATCCGACCATTGAGTCCCCCTCCGTTGTATTTCCAGTATCGTCTGTCCCTTTGCAGCAGTTCCTCCCGACTCAGAGCTCCACATTCAGTGACACACTTATCCTCCAGTCCACCCAGAACCCTCTCACGGGGTTCTTGAGTGGCATAAGACCAGGTCTTGCCCTGGAAGCCCCCCTTATCCAACCCTCCAGGGCCGGAAAAAGCTCCGGAACGACAAGCTTCCGTCGCATCGCCCCTAAAGTGCCTCCCGGATCGGAAACAGGCACAGACGGTTCCTCCGCACCGGCGGCTGACCGGCCAAGTTTAACCCGAGCTTCAGAGGATGTTTTATCCAAGTGTAAGAAGGCAGCCGCTGAAGACCACGTGCTGCTGGTGGAAGGGGAGAAGAAATACGCCTGCAAGATGTGCTGCAAGACCTTCATGAACCTCACGGACTGTAAGAAGCACATTCGCgtgcacacaggagaaaagcccTATCCCTGTCCAAAGTGCGGGAAACGCTTCAGCCAGTCCTCTCACCTGTACAAGCACTCCAAAAACACCTGTCTCACATGGGAGGAGGCCCAGCCAGGCTCCGAGGCTCTGCCATGA
- the grhpra gene encoding glyoxylate reductase/hydroxypyruvate reductase: MKVFLTRRISGEGIKILQTSGVCEVSMWDSDEPLPRAELLKRVQGVDGLLCLLSDKIDAEVLDAAGPKLKVISTLSVGYDHLVMEEVKKRGIRVGYTPDVLTDATAELTVALLLATARRLPEGIEEVKNGGWSSWKPLWMCGYGLSGSTVGIVGLGRIGMAIARRLLPFGVQRLLYSGRTAKAEAAEVKGEFVPLDTLLAESDFIVISCSLTPETQGMCNKEFFSKMKNTAVFVNSSRGAVVNQEELYQALATGQIAAAGLDVTTPEPLPTDHPLLTLQNCVVLPHVGSATYSTRGIMMGLAARNLLAGLQGTAMPSELHY; encoded by the exons ATGAAGGTTTTCCTAACCAGGCGCATCTCAGGAGAGGGGATAAAGATCCTTCAGACATCTGGAGT GTGCGAGGTGTCTATGTGGGACTCTGATGAACCTTTGCCAAGAGCAGAGCTTCTCAAAAGGGTCCAGGGGGTAGATGGACTCTTGTGTTTGCTCTCGGACAAGATTGATGCAGAGGTTCTGGATGCTGCAG GGCCAAAGCTGAAAGTGATCAGCACTCTGTCAGTGGGATACGACCATCTGGTAATGGAGGAAGTCAAAAAACG TGGTATACGTGTTGGATACACGCCAGATGTTCTGACTGACGCCACAGCAGAGCTGactgtagctctgctgctggcCACAGCTCGCAGGTTACCAGAGGGAATAGAGGAGGTCAAAAA TGGTGGCTGGAGCTCATGGAAGCCTCTGTGGATGTGCGGTTATGGTCTGTCTGGCAGCACAGTGGGGATTGTTGGACTGGGACGCATTG GCATGGCCATTGCACGCAGACTCCTGCCCTTCGGAGTGCAGAGGCTGCTGTACTCTGGGAGAACCGCCAAGGCCGAAGCTGCTGAGGTAAAAGGAGAGTTTG TTCCTCTTGACACGCTTCTGGCTGAAAGTGACTTCATCGTGATTTCCTGTTCCCTGACACCAGAAACGCAGGGAATGTGCAACAAGGAATTCTTCAGCAAGATGAAAAACACAGCTGTCTTTGTAAACTCAAGCAG GGGAGCCGTGGTGAACCAGGAAGAGCTCTACCAGGCTTTGGCCACGGGACAGATCGCTGCGGCTGGACTTGATGTAACAACACCCGAGCCCCTTCCGACAGACCACCCCCTCCTTACGCTGCAAAACTGCG TTGTGCTGCCACATGTCGGAAGCGCCACCTACTCCACAAGAGGCATCATGATGGGGTTGGCAGCTCGAAACCTGTTGGCGGGTCTGCAGGGCACAGCCATGCCCAGTGAGCTCCACTACTAG
- the LOC101076512 gene encoding protein phosphatase Slingshot homolog 3 isoform X2, translating into MALLTLCRTPSLATPPDETFQRRGRLQKRESFALVKGAVHLLEDEENAHRDEDVSSTEESEKAPDAQSRQLHAMVEQLRPEDTMKLAVQLESVSSVRVRYLIVVSTLGNKEESLLLGMDFPNSESDHCTIGLVMPIWSDTQVYLDGDGGFSITSAEETKIFKTVSMQTMWSVLQVLHGCCERALKAVVIPGNGLEWAQHYHQHIESDRFCLNEWEAMTDLESVRRDSEERVSEDSVSKEKLIKKHMTDIMSTEDLDNLTCRMVYEALQERIGFDMKPFKKYIDNEILVTIAQMDKPSKIFDYLYLGSEWNAANLEELHKNNVGYILNVTREIDNFFPDSFTYMNVRLYDEETTDLLPHWTDTYKFINTARKSGQAVLVHCKMGISRSGSTVIAYAMKQQRWPLDVALAYVKERRSIIKPNEAFMKQLQTYDGILKASQQRHSALWRRRSVRKEEGGEDDEDEDDDEGLEDGDEESLSDHKDSDTEDDSEETCEVFGEPTSQGDASTEPEHSAPQKINPAVTGDNPEAIPVSVNRSGRMNLFSLMQSISEMEDVNKELCPGSPRRSPGQRRRSQGRRGLTHQRACLDASPDPQRLPDAGSSET; encoded by the exons ATGGCTCTGTTGACTCTGTGTAGGACCCCATCCCTCGCCACCCCTCCG GATGAGACCTTCCAAAGACGAGGGAGACTTCAGAAAAg AGAGAGCTTTGCCCTCGTGAAGGGGGCAGTTCATCTGCTGGAAGATGAGGAGAATGCACACCGTGATGAAGATGTGTCGTCTACGGAGGAAAGTGAAAAAGCTCCAGACGCCCAGAGTAGACAGCTTCATGCTATGGTTGAGCAGCTCAGGCCAGAAGATACCATGAAGCTG GCGGTGCAGCTGGAGTCCGTCAGCTCGGTCAGGGTCAGATATCTGATCGTTGTCTCCACCCTTGGCAACAAAGAGGAGAGTTTACTTCTAGGCATGGATTTCCCTAACTCAGAAAG CGATCATTGCACCATCGGCCTGGTTATGCCCATATGGAGCGACACACAGGTGTATCTGGATGGGGATGG TGGCTTCAGCATAACCTCAGCTGAAGAGACCAAAATTTTTAAGACCGTCTCCATGCAGACCATGTG GTCAGTGCTGCAGGTGTTACATGGCTGCTGCGAGCGTGCACTCAAGGCAGTGGTGATCCCAGGAAACGGCCTGGAATGGGCCCAACACTACCACCAGCACATAGAGTCAGACCGCTTCTGCCTCAATGAGTGGGAGGCCATGACTGATCTGGAGTCAGTGCGGAGGGACAGTGAAGAACGTGT CTCGGAAGATAGCGTTTCGAAGGAAAAGCTGATCAAAAAGCACATGACGGACATCATGAGTACTGAAGATCTGGACAACCTCACGTGCAGGATG gtcTACGAGGCCCTGCAGGAGAGGATCGGATTTGACATGAAACCCTTTAAAAAGTACATTGACAATGAGATCTTGGTCACCATCGCTCAGATGGACAAACCTTCCAAAATATTTGACTATCTTTACCTG GGTTCAGAATGGAACGCGGCTAACTTGGAGGAGCTGCATAAAAACAA TGTGGGCTACATTCTGAATGTAACGAGGGAGATTGACAACTTTTTCCCAGATTCCTTCACATATATGAATGTCAGACTGTATGACGAGGAAACTACTGACCTACTGCCGCACTGGACAGACACATACAAATTCATTAACACAGCAAG GAAGAGCGGTCAGGCAGTGTTGGTGCACTGTAAAATGGGTATTTCCCGCTCTGGGTCCACTGTGATCGCTTACGCCATGAAGCAGCAGCGCTGGCCGTTGGATGTGGCCTTAGCGTATGTCAAGGAGCGCCGTTCTATTATCAAACCTAACGAGGCCTTCATGAAGCAGCTGCAGACCTATGACGGCATCCTCAAGGCCAG CCAGCAGCGCCACAGTGCCCTCTGGAGGCGACGGTCTGTAcgaaaggaggaaggaggggaggatgatgaggatgaggatgatgatgaaggccTAGAAGATGGGGATGAAGAGAGTCTGTCTGATCACAAAGATTCAGACACAGAAGATGACTCGGAGGAAACCTGTGAA GTGTTTGGAGAGCCCACCTCCCAGGGTGATGCCAGTACAGAGCCTGAGCATTCAGCGCCACAGAAAATCAACCCTGCTGTCACGGGAGACAATCCAGAAGCG ATTCCTGTGAGTGTGAATCGCAGCGGCAGGATGAACCTCTTCTCGCTCATGCAGTCCATTAGTGAAATGGAGGATGTCAACAAAGAGCTG TGTCCTGGCAGTCCAAGGCGCTCTCCAGGACAACGTAGGCGTAGCCAAGGTCGACGGGGTCTAACTCACCAGAGAGCGTGCCTAGACGCTTCACCTGACCCCCAAAGGCTGCCGGACGCAGGCTCAAGTGAAACATAA
- the LOC101076512 gene encoding protein phosphatase Slingshot homolog 3 isoform X1 → MALLTLCRTPSLATPPDETFQRRGRLQKRESFALVKGAVHLLEDEENAHRDEDVSSTEESEKAPDAQSRQLHAMVEQLRPEDTMKLAVQLESVSSVRVRYLIVVSTLGNKEESLLLGMDFPNSESDHCTIGLVMPIWSDTQVYLDGDGGFSITSAEETKIFKTVSMQTMWSVLQVLHGCCERALKAVVIPGNGLEWAQHYHQHIESDRFCLNEWEAMTDLESVRRDSEERVSEDSVSKEKLIKKHMTDIMSTEDLDNLTCRMVYEALQERIGFDMKPFKKYIDNEILVTIAQMDKPSKIFDYLYLGSEWNAANLEELHKNNVGYILNVTREIDNFFPDSFTYMNVRLYDEETTDLLPHWTDTYKFINTARKSGQAVLVHCKMGISRSGSTVIAYAMKQQRWPLDVALAYVKERRSIIKPNEAFMKQLQTYDGILKASQQRHSALWRRRSVRKEEGGEDDEDEDDDEGLEDGDEESLSDHKDSDTEDDSEETCEVFGEPTSQGDASTEPEHSAPQKINPAVTGDNPEAVSQLTIPVSVNRSGRMNLFSLMQSISEMEDVNKELCPGSPRRSPGQRRRSQGRRGLTHQRACLDASPDPQRLPDAGSSET, encoded by the exons ATGGCTCTGTTGACTCTGTGTAGGACCCCATCCCTCGCCACCCCTCCG GATGAGACCTTCCAAAGACGAGGGAGACTTCAGAAAAg AGAGAGCTTTGCCCTCGTGAAGGGGGCAGTTCATCTGCTGGAAGATGAGGAGAATGCACACCGTGATGAAGATGTGTCGTCTACGGAGGAAAGTGAAAAAGCTCCAGACGCCCAGAGTAGACAGCTTCATGCTATGGTTGAGCAGCTCAGGCCAGAAGATACCATGAAGCTG GCGGTGCAGCTGGAGTCCGTCAGCTCGGTCAGGGTCAGATATCTGATCGTTGTCTCCACCCTTGGCAACAAAGAGGAGAGTTTACTTCTAGGCATGGATTTCCCTAACTCAGAAAG CGATCATTGCACCATCGGCCTGGTTATGCCCATATGGAGCGACACACAGGTGTATCTGGATGGGGATGG TGGCTTCAGCATAACCTCAGCTGAAGAGACCAAAATTTTTAAGACCGTCTCCATGCAGACCATGTG GTCAGTGCTGCAGGTGTTACATGGCTGCTGCGAGCGTGCACTCAAGGCAGTGGTGATCCCAGGAAACGGCCTGGAATGGGCCCAACACTACCACCAGCACATAGAGTCAGACCGCTTCTGCCTCAATGAGTGGGAGGCCATGACTGATCTGGAGTCAGTGCGGAGGGACAGTGAAGAACGTGT CTCGGAAGATAGCGTTTCGAAGGAAAAGCTGATCAAAAAGCACATGACGGACATCATGAGTACTGAAGATCTGGACAACCTCACGTGCAGGATG gtcTACGAGGCCCTGCAGGAGAGGATCGGATTTGACATGAAACCCTTTAAAAAGTACATTGACAATGAGATCTTGGTCACCATCGCTCAGATGGACAAACCTTCCAAAATATTTGACTATCTTTACCTG GGTTCAGAATGGAACGCGGCTAACTTGGAGGAGCTGCATAAAAACAA TGTGGGCTACATTCTGAATGTAACGAGGGAGATTGACAACTTTTTCCCAGATTCCTTCACATATATGAATGTCAGACTGTATGACGAGGAAACTACTGACCTACTGCCGCACTGGACAGACACATACAAATTCATTAACACAGCAAG GAAGAGCGGTCAGGCAGTGTTGGTGCACTGTAAAATGGGTATTTCCCGCTCTGGGTCCACTGTGATCGCTTACGCCATGAAGCAGCAGCGCTGGCCGTTGGATGTGGCCTTAGCGTATGTCAAGGAGCGCCGTTCTATTATCAAACCTAACGAGGCCTTCATGAAGCAGCTGCAGACCTATGACGGCATCCTCAAGGCCAG CCAGCAGCGCCACAGTGCCCTCTGGAGGCGACGGTCTGTAcgaaaggaggaaggaggggaggatgatgaggatgaggatgatgatgaaggccTAGAAGATGGGGATGAAGAGAGTCTGTCTGATCACAAAGATTCAGACACAGAAGATGACTCGGAGGAAACCTGTGAA GTGTTTGGAGAGCCCACCTCCCAGGGTGATGCCAGTACAGAGCCTGAGCATTCAGCGCCACAGAAAATCAACCCTGCTGTCACGGGAGACAATCCAGAAGCGGTGAGCCAGTTAACA ATTCCTGTGAGTGTGAATCGCAGCGGCAGGATGAACCTCTTCTCGCTCATGCAGTCCATTAGTGAAATGGAGGATGTCAACAAAGAGCTG TGTCCTGGCAGTCCAAGGCGCTCTCCAGGACAACGTAGGCGTAGCCAAGGTCGACGGGGTCTAACTCACCAGAGAGCGTGCCTAGACGCTTCACCTGACCCCCAAAGGCTGCCGGACGCAGGCTCAAGTGAAACATAA
- the mrpl18 gene encoding large ribosomal subunit protein uL18m — translation MAMAEISRGIRLLMGQIQRCRFTVGTNQKARCLSHAASQPEPCGDGNEAVNPTFVNRNPRNLEQMGLAVKDRGWKTSWPHRAFYHRLVFTRTQHHVTAEVFSSSSPIPVLSCSTKEWALKRELSSTTCVAACQAVGEVLAHRCLQAGINRMVYREIPWAYRSQAIQSFRSAMKEGGIILSEPRRKFFVS, via the exons ATGGCTATGGCTGAAATTAGTCGAGGAATACGACTGCTGATGGGTCAAATTCAACGATGTCGCTTTACCGTGGGTACAAATCAGAAAG CTCGCTGTCTGAGTCACGCAGCCTCTCAGCCGGAGCCTTGTGGGGATGGAAACGAAGCTGTGAATCCGACCTTTGTGAACAGAAACCCACGGAACCTTGAGCAGATGGGTTTGGCTGTGAAGGACCGGGGCTGGAAGACATCATGGCCACATCGTGCGTTTTACCACAG GTTGGTTTTTACTCGCACTCAGCACCACGTTACAGCAGAAGTGTTCTCCAGCAGTTCTCCTATCCCAGTCCTCTCATGTTCAACTAAGGAGTGGGCGCTGAAAAGAGAGTTGAGTTCCACAACCTGTGTGGCGGCGTGCCAAGCTGTCGGAGAGGTGCTGGCACATCGATGCCTACAGGCTGGGATCAACAGGATGGTGTACAGGGAGATTCCCTGGGCATATCGCTCTCAAGCT ATTCAGTCGTTCAGATCAGCAATGAAAGAAGGAGGAATCATCCTCAGCGAACCCAGAAGAAAGTTTTTCGTgtcgtga
- the tcirg1b gene encoding T cell immune regulator 1, ATPase H+ transporting V0 subunit a3b, with protein MGSLFRSEEVCLVQLFLQSSSAYNCVSELGELGLVEFRDLNPNVNAFQRKFVGEVRRCEELEKTFTFLEQEINRSLTPALQGPLPPPYPTPLAPQPLELITIEEESERLARELKEVSQNRDRLRAQLTQLCQYRDVLTRTHSITASEAPPPPALEGHSLFENRQDVHLSFVAGAVHPWKVPSFERLLWRACRGYIIVDFREMEDRLEHPETGEMVQWTVFLISYWGTQIGQKVKKICDCFHTQTFAYPESSAEREEILLGLQGRIEDIKSVLSQTEAYLQQLLVRAVAVLPQWKVRVQKCKAVQMVLNLCSSSVTDKCLIAEAWCPTAKLPELQSALREGGRKSGSAVDSFYNRLATSTPPPTLFPLNSFTTGFQNIVDAYGVANYREVNPAVYTIITFPFLFAVMFGDVGHGLLMTLASLWMVLEEKDPKLRNNSNEIWRMMFGGRYLILLMGLFSIYTGAIYNECFSKSLSTFSSGWHVKPMFDNNVWNSSVLSGTQFLSMDPVVPGVFTSPYPFGIDPVWGLSNNKLTFLNSYKMKMSVIIGVIHMTFGVCLSFFNYVHFRQISSIFFVLIPELIFMLCLFGYLVFMVVFKWIVYTPAQSKIAPSILIHFIDMFLFTENEQNPQLYKGQGIVQKVLVVVAVCSVPVLLLGKPICKYLTFKNRHFHMEEDRRPLVADDSNINTRQGELDEGAAGEEVFDTADVLMHQAIHTIEYCLGCISNTASYLRLWALSLAHAQLSEVLWGMVMRIALKWQGYVGAAMLFVIFAFFAVLTISILLIMEGLSAFLHALRLHWVEFQNKFYSGSGYKLSPFSFSSMINAPPAI; from the exons ATGGGCTCCTTGTTCCGCAGTGAGGAGGTGTGTCTGGTGCAGCTCTTCCTTCAGTCCAGCTCAGCCTACAATTGTGTCAGTGAGCTGGGAGAGCTGGGATTGGTTGAGTTCAGAGAT TTAAATCCAAATGTGAATGCCTTTCAAAGGAAGTTTGTTGGTGAAGTCAGGCGATGTGAAGAACTTGAAAAAACTTTTA CATTCTTGGAGCAGGAGATCAACCGTTCCCTTACACCAGCGTTGCAGggtcccctcccccctccataCCCAACGCCTTTGGCTCCTCAGCCCCTTGAACTTATTACCATAGAGGAGGAGAGCGAAAGGCTGGCCAGGGAGCTCAAAGAG GTGTCCCAGAATCGTGACAGACTGCGGGCTCAGTTGACCCAGCTTTGTCAGTACCGGGATGTTCTGACCAGGACACACTCTATCACAGCATCAGAG gcaccaccaccacctgcccTTGAAGGCCATAGCCTGTTTGAGAACCGCCAAGATGTCCATCTGAG CTTTGTGGCAGGAGCAGTCCATCCATGGAAGGTCCCATCATTTGAAAGGCTGTTATGGCGTGCTTGTCGCGGATATATTATTGTTGATTTCAGGGAAATGGAGGACCGACTTGAACATCCAGAAACA GGGGAAATGGTGCAGTGGACAGTGTTCCTTATTTCCTACTGGGGAACCCAGATTGGACAGAAAGTGAAGAAGATCTGTGACTG CTTCCATACGCAGACATTTGCTTACCCTGAGAGCTcagctgagagggaggagatCCTCTTGGGACTTCAGGGCAGAATTGAAGATATCAAATCG GTGCTTTCGCAGACTGAGGCCTActtgcagcagctgctggttcgAGCGGTGGCCGTGCTGCCACAATGGAAGGTGCGCGTGCAGAAGTGTAAGGCGGTCCAGATGGTGCTCAacctctgcagctcttcagTCACAGACAAATGCCTGATTGCTGAAGCCTGGTGTCCCACAGCCAAGTTGCCGGAACTGCAGAGCGCtctcagagagggaggg CGGAAAAGTGGCAGCGCGGTCGATTCTTTCTACAACCGGCTGGCGACCTCTACGCCTCCACCTACGCTGTTCCCTCTCAACTCTTTCACAACAGGCTTTCAGAACATTGTTGATGCTTACGGTGTAGCAAACTACCGTGAAGTTAATCCAG CGGTGTACACCATAATAACCTTCCCCTTCCTGTTTGCGGTGATGTTTGGGGACGTGGGTCATGGTCTATTGATGACGTTGGCCTCCCTCTGGATGGTCCTTGAGGAAAAGGACCCGAAACTAAGGAACAACAGCAATGAG atctGGAGGATGATGTTTGGGGGACGGTATCTGATTCTGCTGATGGGTCTCTTCTCTATCTACACTGGGGCCATCTACAACGAGTGTTTTAGCAAAAGCCTCAGTACTTTCAGCTCTGGGTGGCACGTAAAGCCCATGTTCGATAACAACGTGTGGAA TTCGTCAGTCTTGTCAGGGACCCAGTTCTTGTCCATGGATCCGGTAGTACCGGGCGTTTTCACATCACCCTACCCATTTGGCATCGACCCG GTTTGGGGGCTCTCTAACAACAAACTAACTTTCCTGAACTCATACAAGATGAAGATGTCAGTCATCATTGGTGTCATTCACATGACGTTTGGAGTTTGCTTGTCATTCTTTAACTATGT GCACTTTCGCCAGATAAGCAGTATATTTTTCGTGCTGATCCCTGAGCTGATCTTCATGTTGTGTCTCTTTGGCTATCTGGTGTTTATGGTGGTCTTCAAATGGATCGTCTACACCCCGGCCCAGTCTAAAATTGCTCCCAGCATACTTATCCACTTCATAGACATGTTCCTCTTCACAGAAAACGAACAAAATCCACAGCTGTATAaaggacag GGTATTGTGCAGAAGGTCCTGGTGGTTGTGGCTGTGTGTTCTGTCCCAGTCCTCCTGCTTGGAAAGCCCATATgtaaatatttgacatttaagAACAGACACTTTCACATG GAGGAAGACAGACGTCCGCTGGTGGCTGACGACAGCAACATTAACACCCGTCAGGGGGAATTGGACGAAGGAGCGGCTGGCGAggag GTGTTTGATACTGCAGATGTATTAATGCATCAGGCCATCCACACCATCGAGTACTGCCTGGGCTGCATCTCAAACACCGCCTCTTACCTCCGACTATGGGCTCTAAGTCTGGCACATGCAC AGTTGTCAGAGGTACTGTGGGGCATGGTGATGCGCATTGCATTGAAATGGCAGGGTTATGTGGGAGCAGCGATGCTCTTTGTGATTTTTGCCTTCTTTGCTGTATTGACCATCTCCATCCTGCTCATCATGGAGGGACTCTCAGCTTTCCTCCATGCGCTTCGTTTACACTG GGTGGAATTTCAAAACAAGTTCTACAGCGGATCAGGCTACAAACTGAgccctttctctttttcttcaatGATCAATGCTCCGCCTGCTATATGA
- the prpf19 gene encoding pre-mRNA-processing factor 19, whose product MSLVCAICNEVPEHPCVSPVSNQVFERRLIEKYIAENGTDPMNGQPLSEEQLIDIKVSHPIRPKAPSATSIPAILKSLQDEWDAVMLHSFTLRQQLQTTRQELSHALYQHDAACRVIARLTKEVTAAREALATLKPQAGLVAPQAIAASQPTAVGAGGEPMEINEQVGMTPEIIQKLQDKATILTTERKKRGKTVPEDLVRAEDLGKYHQVASHVGLHSASVPGILALDLCPSDTSKVLTGGADKNVVVFDKNEEQIVATFKGHTKKVTSVIYHPSQSVVFSASPDSTIRVWSVTGGNCVQVVRAHEAGVTGLSLHATGDYLLSSSEDQYWAFSDIQTGRVLTKVTDESAGCALTCAQFHPDGLIFGTGTADSQIKIWDLKERTNVANFPGHSGPVTSIAFSENGYYLATGAQDSSLKLWDLRKLKNFKTITLDNNYEVKSLVFDQSGTYLAVGGSDIRVYICKQWSEVLNFTDHTGLVTGVSFGDNARFLSSAGMDRSLKFYSL is encoded by the exons ATGTCTTTAGTTTGTGCAA TCTGCAATGAAGTGCCGGAGCACCCTTGCGTCTCCCCGGTGTCCAACCAGGTGTTTGAACGCAGGCTGATCGAGAAGTACATCGCAGAGAATGGGACGGATCCGATGAATGGGCAACCGTTGTCTGAAGAACAGCTCATAGATATAAAAG TCTCGCATCCTATTCGGCCAAAAGCCCCCTCAGCAACAAGCATTCCTGCCATTCTTAAGTCACTTCAAGATGAGTGG GATGCTGTTATGCTTCATAGCTTCACCCTTCGACAACAGCTGCAGACTACTCGCCAAGAACTGTCGCATGCTCTGTACCAACATGATGCCGCCTGCAGAGTCATTGCTCGACTCACCAAAGAGGTCACTGCTGCAAGAGAAG CTCTTGCTACACTCAAGCCCCAAGCTGGATTGGTTGCCCCCCAGGCTATTGCTGCCTCTCAGCCAACTGCCGTG ggtgctggtggagaGCCCATGGAAATTAATGAACAGGTGGGAATGACTCCGGAGATCATCCAGAAG CTCCAAGACAAAGCTACCATCCTCACTACAGAAAGGAAGAag AGGGGAAAAACTGTCCCAGAGGACTTGGTTAGAGCTGAGGATCTTGGCAAATATCACCAAGTGGCCTCGCATGTG GGTCTTCATAGTGCAAGTGTTCCTGGTATCCTGGCTCTGGATCTGTGTCCTTCAGACACCAGCAAAGTTCTCACTG GTGGAGCTGATAAGAATGTGGTGGTATTTGACAAAAATGAGGAGCAGATTGTGGCAACATTTAAGGGTCACACCAAGAAGGTCACCTCTGTTATTTACCATCCATCCCAG TCTGTGGTCTTCTCGGCATCTCCAGACAGCACCATACGTGTGTGGTCTGTCACTGGGGGCAACTGTGTCCAGGTGGTACGTGCCCACGAGGCTGGTGTCACCGGGCTCTCCCTTCATGCAACTGGAGACTACCTGCTTAGCTCCTCTGAGgatcag TACTGGGCATTTTCTGATATCCAGACCGGTAGAGTGCTCACCAAAGTCACAGATGAAAGTGCCGGCTGTG CTCTGACCTGTGCTCAGTTCCACCCCGATGGTCTCATTTTTGGCACCGGGACCGCTGATTCTCAAATCAAGATATGGGATTTGAAGGAGCGTACAAATGTGGCCAACTTCCCGGGCCACTCTGGACCCGTCACCTCCATTGCTTTCTCTGAGAATGGATACTATCTGGCCACAG GCGCTCAGGATAGCTCTCTGAAACTGTGGGATCTGAGGAAACTGAAGAACTTCAAGACCATCACTCTGGACAACAATTATGAG GTGAAATCTCTCGTGTTCGATCAGAGCGGAACCTACTTGGCTGTCGGAGGATCTGACATCAGAGTCTACATCTGCAAGCAGTGGTCTGAGGTCCTCAACTTTACCG ACCACACTGGATTGGTGACTGGAGTTTCCTTTGGCGATAATGCTCGTTTCTTGTCCTCTGCAGGAATGGATAGAAGTCTCAAATTTTATAGCCTGTAG